Proteins encoded by one window of Sediminicoccus rosea:
- a CDS encoding glutathione S-transferase family protein, which translates to MADDKLRILGRPNSFNVRKLLWLCDEIALPYVREDWGRGYTPTSTPEFLRLNPVAQIPVVLDGDLVLRESNAIMRYLCLKHGAEWIYPAAPERRVRVEQWLDWVAYDLTHAMRGAFLGGQLQEAPWNNAWFVEQGRQDFTHAMALLDRELAAGQPYLCGEGFTLADIPMGLVVNRWFAVKGFDKPAYPAVSAYFERLSQRPAYLRHGRNGLP; encoded by the coding sequence ATGGCCGATGACAAGCTCCGCATCCTCGGGCGGCCCAATTCCTTCAACGTGCGCAAGCTGCTCTGGCTCTGCGACGAGATCGCCCTGCCCTATGTCCGGGAGGATTGGGGCCGCGGCTATACGCCGACCAGCACGCCGGAATTCCTGCGCCTGAACCCGGTCGCGCAGATCCCAGTGGTGCTGGATGGCGACCTCGTGCTGCGCGAGTCCAACGCCATCATGCGCTATCTCTGCCTCAAGCATGGCGCGGAGTGGATCTATCCTGCCGCGCCGGAGCGGCGCGTGCGCGTCGAGCAATGGCTGGACTGGGTCGCCTATGACCTGACGCATGCCATGCGCGGCGCCTTCCTGGGCGGGCAGTTGCAGGAGGCGCCCTGGAACAATGCCTGGTTCGTCGAGCAGGGGCGGCAGGACTTCACCCATGCCATGGCGCTGCTCGATCGCGAGCTGGCCGCTGGACAGCCCTACCTCTGCGGCGAGGGCTTCACGCTGGCCGACATCCCGATGGGCCTCGTCGTCAACCGCTGGTTCGCGGTGAAGGGCTTCGACAAGCCCGCCTATCCCGCCGTCAGCGCCTATTTCGAACGCCTGTCGCAACGCCCCGCCTATCTGCGCCACGGCCGCAACGGACTGCCTTGA
- a CDS encoding CaiB/BaiF CoA transferase family protein, translated as MSGALDGLLVLDLTTFLSGPYCTMMLGDLGAEVIKVERPEGDEARRMPPFVDGRSQPFALWNRNKRSIALDLKAPPDAALLWQLVKRADVLVENFRPGALARAGFGWEALHAANPRLVVASISGFGQTGPWAQHGGFDMMAQGMSGLMAGNGPPDGEPYRLPVAITDLTAGMFTTSAILAALMARHRTGMGQHIDQSLFEAGLALGVYEAAHVFSQGTRPERMGQLHRGNSPYRVFQTRDGWITIGANKDAFWRSLCDILNLPELPADPRFATNADRVRNNDALVPLLQAAFLTRESAHWLAALGGAGIPAEPVLAYDEALAHPQAVARGVSAEIADPARGAIRTLSSPLKLKGTPATLRVRAPDLDEHGAEIRAWLAEGG; from the coding sequence ATGAGCGGCGCCCTGGACGGACTGCTGGTGCTGGACCTGACGACCTTTCTGTCAGGCCCCTATTGCACGATGATGCTGGGCGATCTCGGCGCCGAGGTCATCAAGGTGGAACGGCCCGAGGGCGACGAGGCGCGGCGCATGCCGCCCTTCGTCGACGGCCGCAGCCAGCCCTTTGCGCTGTGGAACCGCAACAAGCGCAGCATCGCGCTTGACCTGAAGGCGCCGCCCGATGCGGCGCTGCTGTGGCAGTTGGTGAAGCGCGCCGATGTGCTGGTGGAGAATTTCCGCCCCGGCGCGCTGGCCCGCGCCGGCTTTGGTTGGGAGGCGCTGCACGCGGCCAATCCGCGCCTCGTCGTCGCCTCCATCTCCGGCTTCGGCCAGACCGGGCCCTGGGCGCAGCATGGGGGCTTCGACATGATGGCGCAGGGCATGTCGGGCCTCATGGCCGGCAATGGCCCGCCCGATGGCGAGCCCTATCGCCTGCCCGTGGCCATCACCGACCTCACGGCGGGCATGTTCACCACCAGCGCGATCCTCGCCGCCCTCATGGCGCGGCACCGCACCGGCATGGGCCAGCACATTGACCAGTCGCTCTTCGAGGCTGGCCTCGCGCTCGGCGTCTATGAGGCGGCTCATGTCTTCAGCCAGGGCACGCGGCCCGAGCGCATGGGGCAGTTGCATCGCGGCAACTCGCCCTATCGCGTCTTCCAGACGCGGGATGGCTGGATCACGATCGGCGCCAACAAGGACGCCTTCTGGCGCAGCCTCTGCGACATACTGAACCTGCCGGAATTGCCGGCCGATCCGCGCTTCGCCACCAATGCCGACCGCGTGCGGAACAATGACGCGCTGGTGCCGCTGCTGCAGGCCGCCTTCCTGACGCGGGAGAGTGCCCATTGGCTCGCGGCGCTGGGCGGCGCCGGCATCCCGGCCGAGCCGGTGTTGGCCTATGACGAGGCGCTGGCCCACCCGCAGGCGGTGGCACGCGGCGTCAGCGCCGAGATCGCGGACCCGGCGCGCGGCGCGATCCGCACGCTCTCCTCGCCGCTGAAGCTCAAGGGCACGCCGGCTACGCTGCGCGTCCGCGCGCCCGACCTCGACGAGCACGGCGCGGAGATCCGCGCCTGGCTCGCCGAGGGCGGTTGA
- a CDS encoding FCD domain-containing protein: MRLLSDQELRELFGVRAAIEAFAAGAAARRRDPAVMERLQGLAGRMRGAVTQRDMAGYGRLAAEFHEALVDAGDNAILAGMYAQIRARLRRYQAAMSRVPELPQTSIAEHDAILAAIAKGDAAAAMALTNAHLDSLVGQFAAPPKTKDDQGRNTK; encoded by the coding sequence GTGCGGCTGCTGTCGGACCAGGAACTGCGCGAGCTCTTCGGCGTACGCGCAGCGATCGAGGCCTTTGCCGCCGGCGCCGCCGCGCGCCGCCGTGACCCCGCCGTGATGGAGCGGCTGCAAGGCCTCGCCGGCCGCATGCGCGGCGCCGTCACCCAGCGCGACATGGCCGGCTATGGGCGCCTCGCCGCCGAATTCCACGAGGCGCTGGTGGACGCCGGCGACAACGCCATCCTGGCCGGCATGTACGCGCAGATTCGCGCGCGCCTGCGCCGCTACCAGGCCGCGATGAGCCGCGTGCCGGAACTGCCGCAGACCTCCATCGCCGAGCATGACGCGATCCTGGCCGCCATCGCGAAGGGCGACGCAGCGGCCGCCATGGCGCTGACCAACGCGCATCTGGACAGCCTGGTGGGGCAATTCGCCGCCCCGCCCAAGACCAAAGACGATCAGGGAAGGAACACCAAATGA
- a CDS encoding enoyl-CoA hydratase/isomerase family protein, producing the protein MSSSATDPGLREERAGRALLLTLDRPAAGNALDEATILALRARLDHAARDETLNCVILCGTGRFFCAGGDLKAYRALENAAALERVFGAARALLDAIEAHPLPVIAAIDGYALGGGAELALACDLRVAGAGAVLGFPQLRLGIIPGWDGTERLAARVGRGTAMRLLLTGERLTAEAAQAMGLVELVAENAREAALRLAADLEAAAPLAIRGAKQALSTLELPRAEARNLAAGVFARLWFTEDHREAERAFAEKREAVFHGR; encoded by the coding sequence ATGTCGTCGAGCGCGACTGACCCCGGCTTGCGGGAGGAGCGCGCGGGCCGCGCGCTGCTGCTGACGCTCGACCGCCCCGCCGCCGGCAATGCGCTGGACGAGGCGACGATCCTGGCCTTGCGCGCGCGGCTCGACCACGCGGCGCGGGACGAGACGCTGAACTGCGTCATCCTTTGCGGCACCGGCCGCTTCTTCTGTGCGGGGGGAGACCTCAAGGCCTATCGCGCGCTGGAGAACGCGGCCGCGCTGGAGCGCGTCTTCGGCGCCGCACGGGCGCTGCTGGACGCGATCGAGGCGCACCCGCTGCCGGTCATCGCCGCCATTGATGGTTATGCGCTGGGCGGGGGGGCGGAGTTGGCGCTCGCCTGTGACCTGCGCGTGGCAGGGGCGGGAGCGGTGCTGGGCTTTCCGCAGCTGCGCCTTGGCATCATTCCCGGCTGGGACGGCACGGAACGCCTCGCGGCCCGGGTCGGCCGCGGCACCGCCATGCGCCTGCTGCTGACGGGCGAGCGCCTCACCGCCGAGGCCGCGCAGGCCATGGGCCTGGTCGAGCTGGTGGCCGAGAATGCACGCGAGGCCGCGCTCCGCCTCGCCGCCGATCTCGAAGCGGCGGCACCCCTCGCCATCCGCGGCGCGAAACAGGCGCTCTCCACGCTTGAACTGCCGCGCGCCGAGGCCCGCAATCTGGCGGCCGGCGTCTTCGCGCGCCTATGGTTCACCGAAGATCACCGCGAGGCCGAACGCGCCTTCGCCGAAAAACGGGAGGCCGTGTTCCATGGCCGATGA
- a CDS encoding Bug family tripartite tricarboxylate transporter substrate binding protein, producing the protein MRRTILKGLATLATLGSLAAPALAQAPFPERPIRLIIPYAPGGGTDATMRVLTGPMGEILGQPFVIENRTAGAGTIGAAMVAQARPDGYTLLADPSAHALNHMLIRNLPFNYERDFAPIARMSVMPLIMIVPANERAADLATYIARLREQGGRVSWASAGIGTASHLSGFLFVQRAGIESTHVPYRGGSQGAQAVLAGDTMFNFATAPSAVGLVQGRQLRALAVSSATRMSVLPDVPTVAEAALPGFELVEWIGLWAPTGTPPAILDRIQDAAQRTLAMPDIRARLATLGMEAAFQPRPEFTRFLTEQRALLTRIATDAGLRPE; encoded by the coding sequence ATGAGACGGACAATCCTGAAAGGGCTTGCAACGCTCGCTACGCTCGGCTCACTGGCGGCGCCCGCCCTCGCGCAGGCGCCCTTCCCCGAACGCCCGATCCGGCTGATCATCCCCTATGCGCCCGGCGGCGGCACCGATGCCACGATGCGCGTCCTGACCGGCCCGATGGGCGAGATCCTGGGCCAGCCCTTCGTGATCGAGAACCGCACGGCCGGTGCGGGCACCATCGGCGCCGCCATGGTCGCGCAGGCCAGGCCCGATGGCTACACGCTGCTGGCCGACCCCTCGGCGCATGCGCTGAACCACATGCTGATCCGCAACCTGCCCTTCAACTACGAGCGCGACTTCGCGCCCATCGCACGCATGTCGGTCATGCCGCTCATCATGATCGTGCCGGCAAATGAGCGCGCGGCGGACCTCGCCACCTACATCGCGCGCCTGCGCGAGCAGGGCGGCCGCGTCTCCTGGGCGAGTGCCGGCATCGGCACGGCCTCGCATCTCTCAGGCTTCCTCTTCGTGCAGCGCGCGGGGATCGAATCCACACATGTGCCCTATCGCGGCGGCAGCCAGGGCGCGCAGGCGGTGCTGGCGGGCGACACGATGTTCAACTTCGCCACCGCGCCCTCAGCCGTGGGGCTGGTGCAAGGGCGGCAATTGCGGGCGCTCGCCGTCTCCTCCGCCACGCGCATGTCGGTCCTGCCCGATGTGCCGACCGTGGCCGAGGCCGCCTTGCCCGGCTTCGAACTGGTGGAATGGATCGGCCTCTGGGCGCCCACGGGCACGCCGCCCGCCATCCTCGATCGCATCCAGGATGCGGCCCAGCGCACGCTCGCCATGCCCGACATCCGCGCGCGCCTCGCCACGCTGGGCATGGAGGCCGCCTTCCAGCCGCGACCGGAATTCACCCGCTTCCTGACGGAGCAGCGCGCCCTGCTCACGCGCATCGCGACCGATGCCGGGCTGCGCCCCGAATGA
- a CDS encoding MBL fold metallo-hydrolase — protein sequence MKRLQIGDVAITSLIERDGPWRRPEDFFLNYDSAAKAADVARLAPEVFDRASGKMVITYQTFVVRTAQHVILVDTCTGEDKGYPAPMDFPKQPWMDALTAEGLTPADIDYVFCTHLHIDHSGWNTKLVNGEWVPTFPNAKYIFHKGEYAAWEALEREGKERAGGAGGVWRMNCEPIAKAGQALLVDESFTLDDCISLILTPGHSPGHVCVKISSKGQTAIIAGDMMHHQLQCFDPTMSTIFCWDPHAAAESRKRVFEEVAETDTLLLPIHFPTPTAGRLKRAGGAYDWVFAR from the coding sequence ATGAAGCGCCTGCAGATCGGCGACGTCGCCATCACCAGCCTCATCGAGCGCGACGGTCCGTGGCGGCGGCCGGAGGATTTCTTCCTCAACTACGACAGCGCCGCCAAGGCCGCCGATGTCGCGCGGCTGGCGCCGGAGGTGTTCGACCGCGCCTCGGGCAAGATGGTCATCACCTACCAGACCTTCGTGGTGCGCACGGCCCAGCACGTCATCCTGGTGGATACCTGCACCGGGGAGGACAAGGGCTACCCTGCGCCCATGGACTTCCCGAAGCAGCCCTGGATGGATGCGCTGACCGCCGAGGGGCTGACACCGGCGGACATCGACTACGTCTTCTGCACCCACCTGCACATCGACCACAGCGGCTGGAACACGAAGCTCGTCAACGGCGAATGGGTCCCGACCTTCCCGAATGCGAAGTACATCTTCCACAAGGGCGAATACGCCGCGTGGGAGGCGCTGGAGCGCGAGGGCAAGGAGCGCGCCGGCGGCGCGGGCGGCGTGTGGCGGATGAATTGCGAGCCCATCGCCAAGGCCGGCCAGGCGCTGCTGGTGGATGAGAGCTTCACGCTGGATGACTGCATCTCGCTCATCCTCACGCCCGGCCATTCGCCCGGCCATGTCTGCGTGAAGATCAGCAGCAAGGGGCAGACCGCGATCATCGCGGGCGACATGATGCACCACCAGCTGCAATGCTTCGACCCGACCATGTCCACCATCTTCTGCTGGGACCCGCATGCGGCGGCCGAGAGCCGCAAGCGCGTCTTCGAGGAGGTGGCCGAGACCGACACGCTGCTGCTGCCGATCCATTTCCCGACGCCGACCGCGGGCCGCCTGAAGCGGGCCGGCGGCGCCTATGATTGGGTCTTCGCGCGGTAG
- a CDS encoding acetyl-CoA hydrolase/transferase family protein, protein MSLDLARCIRPGDHILWGQVTGEPPSLVEALVEQRAALGGVSVFLGTGLARVLRPTHADHIAMRGLGGLGTFRALASAGVLEVLPVHGGQVHRMIVAGQIRCDVALLLLPPADDAGTHSLGACVDYMDAAVARARTVIAEVSPQVPDTGGHARIPAARLDAVLHSTRAPHLLPRAEPNATERAIGAHIAALIPDGATIQTGLGALPEAVLAALAGHRDLGLHSGILGDGAMALMRAGTLTNARKPLAPGVSVTTTLVGSAELHRFAHRNPAVALKPSSHTHNEVVLAQLPRLFAINAAAEVDLTGQVNAERIGANVIGGVGGQADFARAAARSAGGASIIALPATASDGASRIVARLSGPVTTPRSDVDFVVTEHGVADLRGASEHERARRIIAIAAPAARESLERALKENPP, encoded by the coding sequence TTGAGCCTCGACCTCGCACGATGCATCCGCCCCGGGGACCACATCCTCTGGGGCCAGGTGACGGGCGAGCCACCGAGCCTCGTGGAGGCGCTGGTGGAGCAGCGCGCGGCCCTCGGCGGGGTTTCGGTCTTCCTCGGCACTGGCCTCGCGCGCGTGCTGCGGCCCACGCATGCCGATCACATCGCGATGCGCGGCCTGGGCGGCCTCGGCACCTTCCGCGCCCTGGCGAGTGCGGGCGTGCTGGAGGTGCTGCCCGTCCATGGCGGGCAGGTGCACCGGATGATCGTGGCGGGGCAGATCCGCTGCGATGTCGCGCTGCTGCTGCTGCCGCCGGCCGATGACGCGGGCACGCACAGCCTGGGCGCCTGCGTGGACTACATGGATGCGGCGGTCGCGCGCGCCCGAACCGTGATCGCCGAGGTCAGCCCGCAGGTGCCCGACACGGGCGGCCATGCCCGCATCCCCGCCGCGCGGCTCGACGCGGTGCTGCACAGCACGCGCGCGCCCCACCTCCTGCCGCGCGCCGAGCCCAATGCGACCGAGCGCGCCATCGGCGCGCATATCGCCGCCCTGATCCCCGATGGCGCCACGATCCAGACCGGCCTGGGCGCCCTGCCCGAGGCGGTGCTGGCCGCGCTGGCCGGCCATCGCGACCTCGGCCTGCATTCGGGCATCCTGGGCGATGGCGCGATGGCGCTGATGCGTGCAGGCACGCTCACCAATGCGCGCAAGCCGCTCGCCCCCGGCGTTTCCGTCACCACCACGCTGGTCGGCAGCGCGGAACTGCACCGCTTCGCGCATCGCAATCCGGCAGTGGCGCTCAAGCCCTCCAGCCACACCCACAACGAGGTGGTGCTGGCGCAGCTTCCGCGGCTCTTTGCCATCAATGCGGCGGCGGAAGTGGATCTCACCGGCCAGGTGAATGCCGAGCGGATCGGAGCGAATGTCATCGGCGGCGTCGGCGGTCAGGCGGATTTCGCCCGCGCCGCGGCACGCTCGGCCGGCGGCGCCTCGATCATCGCCCTGCCGGCGACGGCGTCCGACGGCGCAAGCCGCATCGTGGCGCGCCTCTCCGGCCCCGTGACCACGCCGCGCTCGGATGTGGATTTCGTCGTTACAGAGCATGGCGTGGCCGATCTGCGCGGCGCCAGCGAGCACGAGCGCGCGCGCCGCATCATCGCCATCGCGGCGCCGGCCGCGCGCGAGAGCCTGGAACGTGCCCTGAAGGAGAATCCCCCATGA
- the rsmA gene encoding 16S rRNA (adenine(1518)-N(6)/adenine(1519)-N(6))-dimethyltransferase RsmA: MSESKQELGLTPLAGVVGKYGLDARKALGQHFLLDETLCARIALLPGDLTGRHVLEVGPGPGGLTRALLGKPLAHLTAVELDERAIAALAEVVAAHPGRLTVLRQDAMKFDGVAQLPAPRQVVANLPYNVGTPLLIGWLREAASWERLTLMFQEEVAFRITAAPQTEHYGRLAVLAQWVADCMVGLRLPPGAFRPPPRVHSAVVVITPHAEQPPPELFRAMERVTAAAFGQRRKMLRGSLKSLGGAEALLEQCGIAGERRAEELPVSAFDALARAVLARGGA, from the coding sequence GTGTCTGAGTCAAAACAAGAGCTTGGGCTGACGCCCCTCGCCGGCGTCGTCGGCAAGTATGGCCTGGATGCCCGCAAGGCGCTGGGCCAGCATTTCCTGCTGGACGAGACGCTCTGCGCCCGCATCGCGCTGCTGCCCGGCGACCTCACGGGGCGGCATGTGCTGGAGGTGGGGCCGGGCCCGGGCGGGCTGACCCGCGCGCTTCTGGGCAAGCCGCTCGCGCATCTCACCGCCGTCGAGCTGGATGAGCGCGCCATCGCGGCGCTGGCCGAGGTTGTGGCGGCGCATCCCGGGCGCCTGACCGTGTTGCGCCAGGATGCGATGAAGTTCGATGGCGTGGCGCAGCTGCCCGCGCCCCGCCAGGTGGTGGCGAACCTGCCCTACAATGTCGGCACGCCGCTGCTCATCGGCTGGCTGCGCGAGGCCGCGTCCTGGGAGCGGCTGACGCTGATGTTCCAGGAAGAGGTCGCCTTCCGCATCACCGCCGCGCCGCAGACCGAGCATTACGGCCGCCTCGCCGTGCTGGCGCAGTGGGTGGCGGATTGCATGGTGGGGCTGCGGCTGCCGCCCGGCGCCTTCCGCCCCCCGCCGCGGGTGCATTCCGCCGTGGTGGTGATTACCCCGCATGCCGAGCAGCCGCCGCCCGAGCTGTTCCGCGCGATGGAGCGGGTGACCGCGGCCGCCTTCGGGCAGCGCCGCAAGATGCTGCGCGGCTCGTTGAAATCGCTGGGCGGCGCGGAGGCGCTGCTGGAGCAATGCGGCATCGCGGGCGAGCGCCGGGCCGAGGAATTGCCGGTCAGCGCCTTTGACGCGCTGGCCCGCGCCGTGCTGGCCCGCGGCGGCGCCTGA
- a CDS encoding CaiB/BaiF CoA transferase family protein, translated as MSEQPGRGFGALAGLKVLDLTAVLMGPFCTQILADHGAEVIKVEGPEGDTTREVPVMRAPREGAMFLNLNRGKRGLALDLKKPAARAALLRLVADADVFVHSMRADAIARLGLGYEAVRAANPRIVYANVYGFSRRGPYAPNAAYDDIIQAISGMAGIQARMQGAPSYSGTLVADKVSGLTVLYAILMALLHRARTGEGQEIEVAMFETMANFVLTDHINGALFDPPMGPPVYPRAASPERRPYRTQDGWIAALVYTDKQWRAFFDLIGHPDWSKDARFATFNSRSQNIDECYGHVAETLATRTTAEWLEGFERAGIPAAPVNSTEDVLQDPHLAATGFFLEQETRHGRMRFPGMPAWFSATPGRVDGPAPAHGEHGRAVLEEAGFTPEEIAALVAEGGLILPE; from the coding sequence ATGAGCGAACAACCCGGCCGCGGCTTCGGTGCGCTCGCCGGCCTGAAAGTCCTGGACCTGACGGCGGTGCTGATGGGCCCCTTCTGCACGCAGATCCTGGCCGATCACGGCGCCGAGGTGATCAAGGTGGAAGGCCCCGAGGGCGACACGACGCGCGAGGTGCCGGTCATGCGCGCTCCGCGCGAAGGCGCGATGTTCCTCAACCTCAACCGCGGCAAGCGCGGCCTCGCCCTGGACCTGAAGAAACCCGCCGCCCGTGCCGCGCTGCTGCGCCTTGTCGCGGATGCGGATGTCTTCGTGCACTCGATGCGCGCGGATGCCATCGCGCGGCTCGGCCTTGGCTATGAGGCGGTGCGCGCCGCCAATCCGCGCATCGTCTATGCCAATGTCTATGGCTTCTCGCGCCGCGGGCCCTATGCACCGAACGCGGCCTATGACGACATCATCCAGGCGATCAGCGGCATGGCCGGCATCCAGGCGCGCATGCAGGGCGCGCCCAGCTATTCCGGCACGCTGGTGGCGGACAAGGTCTCCGGCCTCACCGTCCTCTACGCGATCCTGATGGCGCTGCTGCACCGCGCACGCACCGGCGAGGGGCAGGAGATCGAGGTCGCCATGTTCGAGACCATGGCCAATTTCGTGCTGACCGATCACATCAACGGCGCGCTGTTCGACCCGCCGATGGGCCCGCCGGTCTATCCCCGCGCCGCCTCGCCCGAGCGGCGGCCCTATCGCACGCAGGATGGCTGGATCGCGGCGCTGGTCTACACCGACAAGCAGTGGCGCGCCTTCTTCGACCTGATCGGACATCCTGACTGGTCGAAGGATGCGCGCTTCGCCACGTTCAACAGCCGCTCGCAGAACATCGACGAATGCTACGGCCATGTGGCGGAGACGCTGGCCACGCGGACCACCGCCGAATGGCTGGAAGGCTTCGAGCGCGCCGGCATCCCGGCCGCCCCCGTGAACAGCACCGAGGATGTGCTGCAGGACCCGCACCTCGCCGCCACCGGCTTCTTCCTGGAGCAGGAGACGCGACACGGCCGCATGCGCTTCCCTGGCATGCCCGCCTGGTTCTCGGCCACGCCCGGCCGTGTGGACGGGCCCGCCCCGGCGCATGGCGAGCATGGCCGCGCCGTGCTGGAGGAGGCGGGCTTCACGCCGGAGGAGATCGCGGCGCTGGTGGCGGAGGGCGGTCTGATCCTGCCCGAATGA
- a CDS encoding VOC family protein produces the protein MTGFGLAYVALATKDVAAASRVLGELLELPRQDLRFAGSTAPCFAIGETALALFTPDDPFLGAGAQPGVHHVAFAAEDPARAGAALSQSGFATSTAPGGAMALDPAQTSGVRVRLSPALRMGIGRSGWVDRIDHIGIASADNQAAIATFCQRLGCPLESQQTDMEVQIAVESFTSDRYGVVYHTRPPVPVGGLRVAFITTGDCELEFLQNFDPAQSGQVAHGTSGNTRQDQGAIARFVASRGAGLHHIALKSRDIDRTLAHLHAAGLPMIDLKGRPGSRRAKIGFCHPQAMGGVLIHVVERD, from the coding sequence ATGACAGGCTTCGGCCTCGCCTATGTCGCGCTCGCCACGAAGGATGTCGCCGCCGCGTCCCGCGTCCTGGGCGAGCTTCTGGAACTGCCGCGCCAGGACCTGCGCTTTGCCGGCAGCACGGCCCCCTGCTTTGCCATCGGCGAGACGGCGCTCGCCCTCTTCACGCCGGATGATCCCTTCCTCGGCGCGGGCGCGCAGCCCGGCGTGCATCATGTGGCCTTCGCGGCCGAGGACCCGGCGCGGGCCGGCGCGGCGCTGTCCCAGTCGGGCTTCGCCACCAGCACGGCCCCGGGCGGCGCCATGGCGCTGGACCCGGCACAGACCTCGGGCGTGCGCGTGCGGCTCTCGCCCGCGCTCCGCATGGGGATCGGTCGTTCGGGCTGGGTGGACCGGATTGACCACATCGGCATCGCCAGCGCCGACAACCAGGCCGCCATCGCGACCTTCTGCCAACGCCTGGGCTGCCCGCTGGAAAGCCAGCAGACCGACATGGAGGTGCAGATCGCCGTCGAGAGCTTCACCTCCGACCGCTACGGCGTGGTCTATCACACGCGCCCGCCCGTGCCGGTGGGCGGCCTGCGCGTCGCCTTCATCACCACCGGCGATTGCGAGCTGGAGTTCCTGCAGAACTTCGACCCCGCGCAGTCGGGCCAGGTCGCGCATGGCACATCCGGCAACACGCGGCAGGACCAGGGCGCCATCGCGCGTTTCGTGGCAAGCCGCGGCGCCGGCCTGCATCACATCGCCTTAAAGTCGCGCGACATTGATCGCACGCTCGCGCATCTGCATGCCGCGGGCCTGCCGATGATCGACCTCAAGGGCCGCCCCGGCTCGCGCCGCGCGAAGATCGGCTTCTGCCACCCGCAAGCCATGGGCGGGGTGCTGATCCATGTCGTCGAGCGCGACTGA
- a CDS encoding acyl-CoA dehydrogenase family protein gives MDFTLSAEQVAIREQISRICADFPDEYWLAKDREGVFPHDFHAAMAKGGWLGIAMPTEYGGGGLGIFEAALMMEAIAASGACMSGASALHMNIFGLNPVVIFGDEAQKQRFLPPLIAGQDKPCFAVTEPDVGLNTTQLKTRAERHNDRYVVHGQKMWISTAQVANKMLLLARTTPLDQVRRKTDGLTLFYTEIDRSKVEIRLIEKMGRHAVDSNMVFFDGFEIPMEDRIGEEGRGFQAILHGMNPERILIAAEAVGIGRAALRKASNYAKERRVFGRPIGQNQAIQHPLARNWAELEAAELMVWKAASLYDSGQECGAESNAAKYLAAEAGFRACETAVMTHGGMGYAQEYHVERYLRESLIPRIAPVSRELILSHIAERVLGQPKSY, from the coding sequence ATGGACTTCACCCTCTCGGCCGAGCAGGTCGCGATCCGCGAGCAGATCAGCCGCATCTGTGCCGATTTCCCCGATGAGTACTGGCTGGCGAAGGATCGCGAGGGCGTCTTCCCGCATGATTTCCACGCCGCCATGGCCAAGGGCGGCTGGCTCGGCATCGCCATGCCCACGGAATATGGCGGCGGCGGCCTGGGCATCTTCGAGGCAGCGCTGATGATGGAGGCCATCGCGGCCTCGGGCGCGTGCATGTCCGGCGCCTCGGCACTGCACATGAACATCTTCGGGCTCAATCCCGTCGTCATCTTCGGCGACGAGGCGCAGAAGCAGCGCTTCCTGCCACCGCTCATCGCAGGCCAGGACAAGCCCTGCTTCGCGGTGACCGAGCCCGATGTCGGCCTCAACACCACGCAGCTGAAGACGCGTGCCGAGCGCCACAATGACCGCTATGTGGTGCACGGGCAGAAGATGTGGATCTCCACCGCGCAGGTGGCGAACAAGATGCTGCTGCTGGCCCGTACCACGCCGCTCGACCAGGTGCGCCGCAAGACCGATGGCCTTACGCTGTTCTACACCGAGATCGACCGCAGCAAGGTGGAGATCCGCCTCATCGAGAAGATGGGCCGCCACGCGGTGGATTCGAACATGGTCTTCTTCGACGGCTTCGAGATCCCGATGGAGGACCGCATCGGCGAGGAAGGCCGGGGCTTCCAGGCCATCCTGCACGGCATGAATCCCGAGCGCATCCTGATCGCGGCCGAGGCGGTGGGCATCGGCCGCGCGGCGCTGCGCAAGGCTTCGAACTACGCGAAGGAGCGCCGCGTCTTCGGTCGCCCCATCGGCCAGAACCAGGCGATCCAGCACCCGCTGGCGCGCAACTGGGCCGAGCTGGAAGCCGCCGAACTGATGGTCTGGAAGGCCGCCAGCCTTTACGATTCCGGCCAGGAATGCGGCGCCGAGAGCAATGCTGCCAAATACCTCGCCGCCGAAGCCGGCTTCCGCGCCTGCGAGACGGCGGTGATGACCCATGGCGGCATGGGCTACGCGCAGGAGTATCACGTCGAGCGCTACCTGCGCGAAAGCCTGATCCCGCGCATCGCGCCCGTTTCGCGCGAGCTGATCCTGTCCCACATCGCCGAGCGCGTGCTCGGCCAGCCAAAGTCCTATTAG